The window AACgctgtctcatatacggagcatctATTTCATCTGGATCGagattagcgcatccgtgatgtattacagttactctgaatttttttccatacgaacactttttgaaaatcaattctgcttttctacccaacgtagatacttcacttgcgactagctaaaacagcgtttcgattccatgcctacgaaaattcaagatcgagagagcaaatgaaaagttgttggaataattatgaatattaatgttatggaatacatcgagcgcgtgtcgaatagaatcccatttcgaaatgaataattcttctattgTCATATTAAATtcgtattattgtagataatctagtttgtctccaggaaaattataaaatttatagtatgcatcacgtattaatcgtaaatggactatgtatattaatatcgtacatgggccggatatacacatatagtttctggtctctgcatcatcactacatctgatctattattatttatgatctatgtatacattcgtTTCTCGCGTACctatactttaattaaatcactattttgctacgaatttggaagaaatttattctcattattaatttcttgtatcgccgacaagtcAGTAACGCTGCAAGTCCATAAGTGCACAGGCTAAGTACTGGCTTGGGCTTGTCATTGCGAAGACTGTTAGTCGGAAGGTGAATGCAACCAGCATCATGTCGTAATCGGCaactctctgatgttctgcaataaaTTCTCAACTCTACCGTTGAAAAATCTCAGGGAGCGCAGGCACATgacgattttcggttgtcacaccaaagTCCATGgcaactgtctttatattctttaGTCAACGTAGGAGGTGTTTGgtggtggttggcggtggtagGAGGTGGCAGGTGGCGGGCAGGCGGTGGCAGGAGGCGGACGGAGATGGTAGGAGGTGTTTGGAGGTGATAGGAGAAGGTAGGTGGTCGTAGGAGGTGTttcgaggtggttggaggtgatCGGAGGTGGTCGAGCACGAGGACGACTTGAACGACGAGcgggtggaggaggaggaggaagagatAGTTGGGGTTGGTTGGCGATAGACGCGGTTACGCTTCATATCACAGGGATGATCGAGCTGATCGACATTTCTAAGGCGCAGTCGACAAGTAGTCTTACGTACTCACTTTGTACCGACTCAATCTCAAGCTTTGATACCGACACTTCTTTGGCTGCTACGAACGTCGGTGCGAGCTCGTTAGGTAGAGTCGATAGAGCAGAACCCTCCCACGCTCCCAGGCCCACCTGGATCCACTTGCCCGCCAAAAActggtcacaaaaatttaacCAGGGTATCCGTCTTTAtgttcttcagtcaacggctgagtACTCACAAAGAGAATTCATAATGACGTGCGGTGAAAATGGTTCCTCAAATTTTAGACCAGTTGACGCCACGTCCCGGAGCGATTGGCGGCGTCATCCTGCagaatatttgtaaaataataagcAGCGACAAAATGCTTGCGTAAGATCATATGAGATGCTCAGATACCTACATTGTCACGTTATACACCGTGGTATGGTCAATTACGATTTTGACGACAGTAATTTGAACAGTGACTGCCAAAGGAAAACTGTACATCTGACGTCTGGCAACACTGTTCTGTTCATCCCAGCGTCGTACACTGGCTGAATTTCTTCATGTTCTACTGAGGAACTATTTAGTTTGCATCGCGGAGTAGAATATACACATATCTACTCAGCGTAATCAGAGTCGCAAGTCCAAATTACGAAGTTTGATTGTGGCCGTCGGTCTAGAAACGAATAGAGAAATTAATTGTGCGTACGTAATTGACGTACGTATGTGTTCGAAGAGTAATTGAACTGTATCAAATATGCAGACGACGAAAATTATAAGTGAGTCGATACAATTTAGAACAGTGTTGTATATCGTATAGAGGGgaatgttattaaaaaacgcTGTAATTGTTGCAGATTTTCTTCATCGCACCTGCAGGATTCAACACAATGCGAGAACTATTGCCTCCATCTCATCATTGCCTGAAACCCATCAGATGCTCTACAAAACATGCAGGTATGTACCTTATCAGAAGAATGATAAAGTATTTATAGAATGTCTTTGAAAAGGTGAAAAGTGTACCCAATTCATATTTGAAATATCTCGCCCATATGCTGTTGTTTCAGAGACTTTGCCGAAGCAGAGTTAAAACCGATTGCGGCAAAGACTGATAGAGAACACCGCTACCCGGGAGATAAGATACAAAAGATGGGGGAGCTAGGTCTGATGGGTATAACAATCCCTGAAAGTCTAGGTGGAACAGGTCTGGATTACCTGGCATATGCAATTGCCATGGAAGAGATATCGAGGGGTTGCGCAAGCGCTGGAGTTATAATGAGTGTAAACAATTCATTGTACTTGGGTCCGATAGAGAAATTTGGCAATCAGGagcaaaaagagaaatttatcACCGGGTTTACCGATGGTAAGAAAGTTGGTTGCTTTGCTCTGAGCGAACCAGGAAATGGATCAGATGCTGGGGCTGCGTCGACAACTGCAAAATTAGATGGAAGCACTTACGTAATCAATGGCACCAAGTCGTGGATCACAAATGGATTTGAATCTGAGGCTGTCGTTTTATTTGCCACCACAGATAAGTCTAAAAAGCACAAAGGAATCAGTGCTGTGATTGCACCCAAGCCAATTAATGGCCTAAGTctaggaaaaaaagaagacaaacTTGGGATTCGGGGTAGTAGCACGTGTTCTTTGATATTTGAAGACTGCGTTGTACCCAAAGAGAATCTGCTGGGTCAGCCAGGAATGGGCTTCAAAATTGCTATGATGACTCTAGGTAAGAATCCTTTTCCCTCAGCCATATTATTGCCAATGTTGAGTGTATTCCAAATCTGAAAATGATCACAGAATTAGTGCAACATTACAGACCTCCTAAAACATATCTCTTCACAGAAGAACCTACCATTCTCTAATTTTTGACATGACTCTTGTAAAAAACAACAATcaaattaattcttttttccttgCTTTCAGATGCTGGTCGAATAGGAATTGCCAGTCAAGCGTTAGGAATCGCGCAAGCATCTCTGGATTGTGCAATGGAATATGCATCAAAGCGCACCGCGTTTGGTAACTCTATATTGAAATTGCAAgcaattcaacaaaaaattgctGACATGGCACTGAAACTTGATAGTGCGCGTCTTCTCACGTGGCGAGCATGTTACTTCAAGGATAACAATAAACCATACACAAAGGTATGTTACTTTTAACAATGACGAAGATTTGTGCCTGCTCATATGAtgcaaaaaaatgtccaaTTATTCATTTAGAGCATTCCCCAATTCTAATTGATCGTGAAATTGATAAACGCATTGATTGTTTTGTATACAGGAAGCAGCAATGGCAAAACTAGCTGCATCTGAAGCAGCAACGTTCTGTGCGCATCAATGCATCCAAATTTTAGGAGGCATGGGGTATGTAACAGATATGCCTGCCGAACGTCATTACAGGGACGCAAGAATTACTGAAATTTATGAAGGAACTTCGGAAATACAGAGACTTGTGATCGCAGGAAACCTTATTAAAGAATATGGTCTTAATTAGTAGTATCATATCTTTAGTTTGCCAAACGTCCGACTCACGACATAATCCACCTTACAATTGCTTTTGCAATAAAGTATTGTGCTACAAATACTGGCACACGTTTAAGCAGTAGTTTTTGCCACTGAAGACTTTGGAAATACCCTACGCGTCACGTTATAAATCTGGAATAACACCACACAACATGTCAAAGTGTAGTGTATTCGATTTTCGTAACTAATCAATTTTGATAATAACTACAGGTATACTTGGGTACTGATGATTTGAAACCATGACGTTTTAGTAATTAAACaatcaaaattatgtacacatataattACTAGTACGTTCATTGCGACTTACTGCAAATAAATAAGTTTGCGAATTGCTGAGCAGTGAATTCTAGATGTTGAGTTGTAACCTGTACTTTTATACTTGCACTGGTTTTAGAAATTGCAGCAAATAATAAAGTttgtaaataagaaaaaattatctgcAATATCCTTTTGATCCTAGTGCTGAATATACTGAAATTTAACAAATGTTTCACATGGGTCAGAgcatatgtaaataaatacataaatttatcacGTATACGGAATAAAATTCTTGTATATTCAATAGATCTACTGAACTTTCATTCTTGCAGCTATTCAAATTcataatgtatttattttcggTATTTTGGATATTGCTGAGcaagtgaaaatttctttgaatattttctgtaCACTCACCTGAGtgaattatttaacaaaatgTTGAATTCATACAAACAGCAAACTGAAAGTGGGATACATTTTTACACACTCTAAGCATTGCCAAGGAACACAGACTGATGTCGCTAATTATATTGAACTGTAATACACCTAGTATAGAAACATAATTATTATGATAACAAATGTCTATgcatatttttgtatattgacaggatcaataaattttatacattgcAGTATCTCTATTTTTATTAGCGTATTGACCTCGTGACTTGTCCAACACATATGGGTACTTCAGGGCCTTTGGCAGCGCTACAGGATTTCCCTCccaatttcttaattttttttctcatgggTAACAACTAGCTTCTCATTAACAATTAGGTAGAATTAGGACAAAAGTAATATGTagctatatataatatatatatacagtgaaattcaaattatgtaGAGATCTATACAGCAACAATTTGCTTCAAGCAACGTAGTAATTTGTAAATCATATATTATTTTGCAGCTAGCCAGCAGTCTTATTTGTTAACATTTTGGGCAAATATTGTTGCTTGGTATTCAATGATATCTTTATCTAACGTAAATAATTAACCAGGCATTATtctatttaattttgaaatttttttgttacttaatATTCCCAGTCAGCCATTTTACAGTAATAATAActgagtcaatttttttttatactgaaCCAAACCGACACCTTACTTTCAAAGCATTACTTTTTAATTCAAAGTTATATTAAAATTACGTAGTATATTTGCGCGCTAACAGAGATGTGctaaaacaaatttcaaagtaaaaagTATTACATGAAACAGGAAGTTAACCGAAGATGTCCAAAAAGATTACATTCATTGGTTGACTGAAATTTATTAGACAACACGCTTTGTCAACAAATATTCAGCATAGCATAGACTAAGTTAATGAGTTATAAAAACAAAGGTGACGCtccttcatattttttctacatttttataatacatCACATCGTTATATCTGCCAGCATAGTTATCTTCTGAAGTACAATCAGTCATTTACGTTATAGCACATTAATAAGACATTAGTATGcctaagaaaaagaaaattaaaatcgcCTGTTATCGAACAATGTTCTAAGCAATTTCCTATAACGCGTAGAGTTAAAGTTATGTCGAATAACAAACATTACTTGTACGTTAGAGTttgacatttaaaaaattttcggctttGTGACAGGCGCATGCAAAAAATGCTTGCTTCTAgtcttaaaaaaaatgactgaGCACTGTAAAACCAGTTTTAGAGTGTGCAAACaagttttttgtaaaaaactgaaaaactgATATTAGCATCCGTTCAACACATATTAtctcttttatattttaacaaGGAAAATGCAGTATGAcccaaaaaaattatctaacGTGCATTACAAATAAATGCTGATATAGAGGgatactaaaatttttcatcattttcattcttataatattatatctcTACCTTCTGGTGAGTGTTAACTTATTTTGCATATTGTTAATACATTATCGCGTACCTACCGGAAAAGGCAAGACAAGGTCTGCCAGGTTAGctagtattattataaaagatATAATACATGTTAAAAGGAAACCAATATCGATTTGTCACTTTtttggaaaaacaatttttgtacatCCTAAAACTGGTACTACAGTTCCCAGTCTTTTTGAGACCTCTTATTAGTCTATAAACAAGCATTTTTTGCATGCGCCCATAGaacatgtgaaaattttttaaatgtgaaacaccctaatgtaCGCAAATCActatgtaataatattttgaatttcactgtACTTTCTTTTATGTACAGTACACCCTTCCTTCATTCGTCTACTGctgacaaaatttcaattacctAATTATTTCCATAGCATTTATCGACAGACAgctaaaattatttatatatatatatatagtattaTATAGTATATCTCAATTCGTTCAGTTTACATAGaataattcatatttatacCTTCAAGATACAACTGGTAGTGGTAATGTGGTTTTAGGATCGTAGTCAAATGCCAAAAAATAAGCCAGCAAATACATTCAACTATTTAGCCTAGCAAAATGCAAATAGCTTGCATTCACCACTTTTCAACGTCatcataattatattcaaGACTTTGAAGAGAGAAGTCGTGTATGAAAACAAATGTAAGAAAACAACAGTTcgataaaaaagtttccaacatatcagatgataaaaatattttcgtaatGAACAAACCAATTGTTGGAAAGAAGTGAGcgataaatttcaatactATCACTCTGTCACTtgataattgttaattttttgcattcaatcgttgacaatttttcataattttaggTATGATATTTCAAAAGATCGAAGCTGATAACAAAGTCTGGCAAAGAATAACAAATTGTCAAGTTGACAAATAAAATCATCTAAGGCGACATTTTCAAAACAGAACTCAAATATGTGTGATGTGCTTTAACCGGAGGAAGAAAGAATGATAAAGTAAAAAGCACCGAACGTGATGAAttcataaaaacaaaaaatacaacaacTGATTGTCTATTAACCCTGGAGCATATAATTTAGGAGATAAAAATCTCATCAGGTATACCCATTATTATGTAGGAACAAAGTATTCATTTGTCATGGCATAATATCAGTTTCGCATGGCCAAACTTGGCAAATtaaatggaattttataaGTTCACACTGTTATAAAACGTATTGAAAGTGGCAAGATTGTAATATTTAAATCTATTCTGCtcgaaatgaattttcggACGTAGTATggatgaaaatcgaaaaaacgaaatagaAAGCTGCTAGAACAGTATTTATTGAGCCATGCTCACAAATCGTTTTACGACCGTTGAATGCAGAACATTActtgtatatatttttgtttcttttacgATTAATTTACCTTGAACACTTGTTTCATTACTATAAATGGACTAGGCTGACAGTTTTATAAGCGGtaggttcttttttttttaaatatttgactACGATTTTCAGACAGTGCTACAACTTTTGAGCACCCTGCACTCACACAAGCCTTTGTTGATTGCTTGTTAACGAAcgtttataattaatattatccAGCTACTATgctatttattattattattattattgttgttattgttgtttaattgtttatattgGTTGCCATCAAACCCcatttgaaacaattattacTTTAGTAGGGCCCCCcagatttaatattttatattattaataatagtaatcTTTGACAATAGGTACATCTATCTAAAACacttgtaaatataaataaattaaaatggtggtaataataataatacatgcATTGCTGTATTCTAGacagaaaaaatctgaaaacagCCACGGTCGCAGAAACCAAGTACAGctgtatatacctatgtgtgTTTATAGTGAAATCGTTTAAACTTATCCATAAGTGAGCACCAATGTCTCAATCTTCAGCCCGCATACCTCGTACTTCGCCTTGGTGTCGTTGCTAGAAACAATTTAAATACCATACTCAATAAGCaagactaaaaaaattttggaattattgtaccagccaattttttcatcctatttgtttatatgataatttttgaaaattcatttaattatggcgagaatttattttcacaaacgCAATAACATGAAAGTAACTATTCAAAATCTGTATTCAGTAagtgtgttgaaaaaaaaaattcaatttacggTGATGATAGCAATACTTACTCTATCTAATTCTTCTTTAGTATTATCCTCAATGGCCCTAATGTCTGCCATTGTTAATCCTGACCAACGGTCCATCCAGCAGAAGACTTGTCGATGGAAATTGGTAAATAAACGTCTTTCCGCCTTCTGGATAAAGTTTTCAACCCGGGTCTGCAGACCAAACCACTTAAACTCACAAGTTACTAATTTGTAACAAGTCATTACAGGCtgaacattatttttccaGTCCTTGCCAACCAGCGGCCCTCGGCCTGTCTTTTTGGAATGGAACGTAGATGGATCTTCATCCGCCTTATAATCGGCACTTGCTATTGGATCATTAGCTATGTCTATGTAAACAACTtctcgaattttcaatttatcagcAGGTAATTCGTGCAcctaaaattatattacattgaCCGGTTAGATTATCCCAATGATTAGATAAGATGAACGATTCGTGTTCGAGATAGTAGGGCAGCTCATTGATTTTTTgacttgaaaattgaagatgcTTCAGCGCTATTAAAACAAATAATGAAGAACCCATATTTTAATGACAACGATACAAAACTTCAATGTATTCAGCTTGCAGCATAGCTAATAGTGACTAATCCAGtccaatttttcaagtcaaaCTTCAATCTGTTATCTATATTGAATAGTTAATGAGAGCTTACATTATTTTGGTTTCCTACATCTCCAATGTGGAACGATtcaatcataataataaaattgtccTTCATGTATCCTGGGTTCTGAAAAGCGGTGAAAAGGTTACTTCAGACAAATAGAAATATGAGTATGAATCCATCAAACTAAAGCATGCACTGCTACctgtttagaaaaataatagaGATAATTCGCGATATGACTCAACCGATATCAAATAACATTACACGCAGTGAATTTATTAATCTAAGCACATTTAATATATTTGCTATCCATAGGCAAGGCATTTTTTCACTGGTAAGAGTTGATATCATCAAAACCAAGGTCATAGCCTTGCCGAGGATAGCTCGTTTATGTATATGAGCATATTTGGTGAAATTAAtgtttagaaataattttatatatctTTGCACAAACGAAGCAGGCAAAAACGAAGGGATCTTAAATCatcaatgattttgaaaattgatgattACACATTTTACATTGCAGCATAAACTCCAAAACAACAAATGGTCTGTATTTCTATGCGAATAATATTGAATGTGACCTTAATAGATAATACTTAGTAATTGCCAATTACAGTTATCACTGTTTTGCAGTAGGGATAAGCATTCCACGCTTCTTCATGTATTTCCAAAGAGTTTTTTGGTAACAAGAGACGGATGAATGCTGGCACTTTGCTTGCTAAATGGTAGATTTTATACGTGTATTGCCCTGAAGAGTACTTTCCTCCAAGCAACGGATAGTCTGTGAATggctcatttttcaaaacttctaTTCCTTCTCCACCTCCTGTATTGTTTTTACTCGCCTCAGCGACAGAGTAAAGTTGTGCCACCTGGTACtataaacatataataattaattgaaagaGATATAGGAGAATAGTAATTTCATCAAGCATGAAATGAGGAATCATGTTGCAACTTCTGTTTTTATCTTATATCTCAACCGAAATAATTCGAACTAGATACATATAAGGTGCAAATAAGTTTACAGACAAACACCTGGATTCAATGATATAAACTTAATCCAATGAAGAATCTCAAGTAACAGATAGGCTTGATATAATTATcatgaaaagaaaacgacTGGACATATTTATCTTGGATGTGTTACATGCAATTGCTCTGCATATGACGTAGGGACAACCGGTAAAATtgatatctaatttttttttaagctggCAATCTAATAGCAGTGTATTCGGCATATCTAAGCAGCGTGTAAGATCCCGGAATGTTACCGTGCCGTACAATTAAATGCGTAGAAATACGGAGTAAACAATGTTTAGGTGAGTTGTGACTTGGAGATATTACGCAATGTCTGGAAACATTCAATTAACATTTGCTTCCTAGCATATGAATGAAGAGGCAGGTTTTaaaatggtgaaataaaatgaacccAGAATATCCAATAATATTCAATCTTCATTATTGACTTACCTCTTCGACGGTGAGGGGAAGAGTGACACGGCTGTGAACAAAAACAATATAGAGTATTACAATACTGTCAAACTTTAACACTTTGGATCTGTGGCCTTGAACTGTTTTCTCCTAGCACCAAATGGCACATACAATGAAAACACGAGTTACTTTACTGCTTGCAATATGactaatcaaaaaataatctataCATTAGCATAAAATATCGAAGTATGTGGACGTagtttatttctctctctttttttttgttacgcTAGCCCCTTCTTGCGCCAATACCCCTTAGAAAATTGTAGGGATGAGGCTGCCCTCCCCCCTTCCCGACGCCGTTAAAGATTAGCAACCACCCTCCAGCTTTCGATCAGAATTTGAAGAAATCCGGCCATACGGCTTAAGCGAACTAccttgatataaattaatcgAAAATACTCACAATTCCTTGATCAGCATTTTAGTCAGCAAAGCACATGGACCGGAGATAAATTATCTTTGACGGGGAAAAGGCCACCCTTCCTTCGCTAGGTTCGCTATCTCTTTGCCAACAGCTACACACACACTACCGCCGGCTGCGACTTGCTAGTGCTGCTGCCTGCTGGCACGATACCTCCTCCCCGCCCATTCCACACTCGCAATGACGTCATTCTGTACACTCCGTAACAGAAGTTTTATTTACTAGCTATTCGCGATAGCCTTGTTACAactggaaaataaatcaagcaTATGAATCGGAGCAGACCTCAGACGGGGAATCCACATGATTCGCtgcaaattttaaattgatttacGGTCTGAAATCATGAGGCTGATTTTTTCAACCGAAAAAACTTGCGTCGTATGTAACTAgaaagtatacgtatatatgtatacaccgCAGTATGTTCGCCtcgaagaattgaaaatatctggAAATCGATTCTATGTATTCAACGTGGTGTTGCATTTTATTGTAATGGATTCTGTTTAAAGATTTACGATTATTAACGTAATAAGCAAAAATACgtcgtttcaaaatatttcctcAATCATTACAGGCTTCGTGTCGTAGAGTTGATCAATATTGTAATCGATGTTTTCATTACTCAGttataggtttttttttccatcagttGGTACTTGCTCGTCAGAGACGCATAATATCCCTGCTACCTTCGCTCCTTTCCAGTTCTGCGTTCGCGCTACAAACACGTGGCTGGAGTTTTAGTTGTCGAATTTAAGGTGAAACATTGAATAAATCACGTAAGTAAAACCTCTAATACGTCTATCCAGTATTactgtaatttattataatacatttatCCAACAATCCAGCTCCTGAGTATTGATAACCGTACCGGGTTGCATCTCGGGGTACCCAAACGTCGCCGCCTCTTCTCGATAATTCTGCTTTGTATCGGATATATTTTCCACCTAAAATAccttaatatttaaaaaaatgagacTACCCACACTTGTACCGCGAATTAGTGCCcgattggttgaaaattttactcacaTCATCGGAAAATACAGTATACCTTTTCTCACTATCTTGTGTCAAGTTGCACAAGATCTGCAGGCATGGTGAAGCAAAATTATAGGTTGTAATTCGCGTTCACATTACAACTTTTCCATAAGTTTGGAATATCCGTTTCCTATGTTTCATTTCTCAAGAATCTTCGAT is drawn from Neodiprion fabricii isolate iyNeoFabr1 chromosome 3, iyNeoFabr1.1, whole genome shotgun sequence and contains these coding sequences:
- the LOC124177111 gene encoding short-chain specific acyl-CoA dehydrogenase, mitochondrial, whose translation is MQTTKIINFLHRTCRIQHNARTIASISSLPETHQMLYKTCRDFAEAELKPIAAKTDREHRYPGDKIQKMGELGLMGITIPESLGGTGLDYLAYAIAMEEISRGCASAGVIMSVNNSLYLGPIEKFGNQEQKEKFITGFTDGKKVGCFALSEPGNGSDAGAASTTAKLDGSTYVINGTKSWITNGFESEAVVLFATTDKSKKHKGISAVIAPKPINGLSLGKKEDKLGIRGSSTCSLIFEDCVVPKENLLGQPGMGFKIAMMTLDAGRIGIASQALGIAQASLDCAMEYASKRTAFGNSILKLQAIQQKIADMALKLDSARLLTWRACYFKDNNKPYTKEAAMAKLAASEAATFCAHQCIQILGGMGYVTDMPAERHYRDARITEIYEGTSEIQRLVIAGNLIKEYGLN
- the LOC124177115 gene encoding phosphatidylinositol transfer protein alpha isoform → MLIKEFRVTLPLTVEEYQVAQLYSVAEASKNNTGGGEGIEVLKNEPFTDYPLLGGKYSSGQYTYKIYHLASKVPAFIRLLLPKNSLEIHEEAWNAYPYCKTVITNPGYMKDNFIIMIESFHIGDVGNQNNVHELPADKLKIREVVYIDIANDPIASADYKADEDPSTFHSKKTGRGPLVGKDWKNNVQPVMTCYKLVTCEFKWFGLQTRVENFIQKAERRLFTNFHRQVFCWMDRWSGLTMADIRAIEDNTKEELDRQRHQGEVRGMRAED